The Mustela erminea isolate mMusErm1 chromosome 6, mMusErm1.Pri, whole genome shotgun sequence genome includes a region encoding these proteins:
- the BAMBI gene encoding BMP and activin membrane-bound inhibitor homolog: MDRHSSYIFIWLQLELCAMAVLLTKGEIRCYCDAAHCVATGYMCKSELNACFSRLLDPQNTNSPLTHGCLDSLASTADLCQAKQARNHSGTAVPTLECCHEDMCNYRGLHDVLAPPKGEASGQGNRYQHDGGRNLITKVQELTSSKELWFRAAVIAVPIAGGLILVLLIMLALRMLRSENKRLQDQRQQMLSRLHYSFHGHHSKKGQVAKLDLECMVPVSGHENCCLTCDKMRQADLSNDKILSLVHWGMYSGHGKLEFV, translated from the exons ATGGATCGCCATTCCAGCTACATCTTCATCTGGCTGCAGCTCGAACTCTGCGCCATGGCCGTGCTGCTCACCAAAG GTGAAATCAGATGCTACTGTGATGCTGCCCACTGCGTGGCAACCGGCTATATGTGTAAATCCGAGCTGAACGCCTGCTTCTCGAGGCTTCTCGATCCTCAGAACACAAACTCCCCGCTCACCCATGGCTGCCTGGACTCTCTCGCAAGCACAGCAGACCTCTGCCAAGCCAAACAGGCCCGAAACCACTCTGGCACCGCCGTGCCCACATTGGAATGCTGTCATGAAGACATGTGCAATTACCGAGGGCTGCACGATGTGCTCGCCCCTCCCAAGGGGGAGGCCTCAG GACAAGGAAACCGCTATCAGCACGACGGCGGCAGGAACCTCATCACCAAAGTGCAGGAGCTGACTTCCTCCAAAGAGCTGTGGTTCCGGGCGGCCGTGATCGCCGTGCCCATCGCCGGGGGCCTCATTCTGGTGTTGCTGATCATGCTGGCCTTGAGGATGCTCCGGAGTGAGAACAAGAGACTGCAGGATCAGCGGCAGCAGATGCTGTCCCGTTTGCACTACAGCTTCCACGGACACCATTCCAAAAAGGGGCAGGTGGCCAAGTTAGACTTGGAGTGCATGGTGCCGGTGAGTGGCCACGAGAACTGCTGCCTGACCTGTGACAAGATGAGACAAGCGGACCTCAGCAACGACAAGATCCTCTCGCTCGTGCACTGGGGCATGTACAGCGGGCACGGGAAGCTGGAGTTTGTATGA